A genome region from Struthio camelus isolate bStrCam1 chromosome 26, bStrCam1.hap1, whole genome shotgun sequence includes the following:
- the MFSD12 gene encoding major facilitator superfamily domain-containing protein 12 isoform X1, with translation MAEPRPRGPAGGGGPAALPLPLRARLSFAAGHFLNDLCASLWFTYLLLYLHAVLGYSHGLAGGLLLAGQVADGLCTPLLGYEADRSAGCGRYGRRKSWHLVGTTCVLLSFPFIFNPCLGCKENTPQWAAFIYYLPFIIIFQFGWAATQISHLSLIPELVTNDHEKVELTAFRYAFTVMANITVYGLAWLLLNLQVEQPERMEHLGIQDVPVFRNLSLIVMGLGAVFSLIFHLGTKEKPYPLGVLPQPEESTPLLHKDPASPPRPLLLWKHWLLEPAFYQVAVLYMATRLIVNLSQTYIAMYLTNSLLLPKKYIATIPLMMYVSGFLSSFLMKPVNKWIGRNLTYFVGILVILAFASWVTLTRQMGVEIYAAAMLLGAGSATILVTSLSMTADLIGTNTHSGAFVYGAMSFTDKMANGLAVMAIQNLHPCPTELCCPACINFYHWVMVVVTGGIAMAATVSLCCIMIWPIRVRFHDISLLGLNGGGTQSSETASTEGRSRSNTVN, from the exons atGGCGGAGCCGCGGCCGAggggcccggctggcggcggcggcccggcagcGCTGCCTCTACCGCTGCGGGCGCGGCTGAGCTTCGCCGCCGGGCACTTCCTCAACGACCTGTGCGCCTCGCTGTGGTTCACCTACCTGCTGCTCTACCTGCACGCCGTGCTGGGCTACAGCCACGGGCTGGCCGgcgggctgctgctggccgggcagGTGGCCGACGGGCTCTGCACGCCGCTGCTCGGCTACGAGGCCGACCGCTCGGCCGGCTGCGGGCGCTACGGGCGCAGGAAGTCCTGGCACCTCGTCG GTACCACTTGTGTCCTCCTGTCCTTCCCTTTCATCTTTAACCCCTGCCTGGGTTGTAAGGAGAACACTCCGCAGTGGGCAGCCTTCATCTACTACCTCCCCTTCATCATCATCTTCCAGTTTGGCTGGGCGGCTACACAGATCTCCCACTTGTCCCTCATCCCTGAGCTGGTGACTAATGACCATGAGAAGGTGGAGCTCACAGCCTTCAG GTACGCCTTCACTGTCATGGCCAATATCACTGTGTATGGCCTAGCCTGGCTTCTGCTGAACCTGCAGGTGGAGCAGCCTGAGCGCATGGAGCACCTGGGCATCCAGGATGTCCCTGTATTTCGG AACCTGTCCCTCATTGTGATGGGCCTGGGGGCCGTGTTCTCCCTCATCTTCCACCTGGGCACCAAAGAGAAGCCATACCCGCTGGGTGTGCTGCCCCAGCCTGAGGAGAGCACACCCCTGCTGCACAAGGATCCTGCGAGCCCCCCACGTCCACTGCTGCTCTGGAAACATTGGCTGCTGGAGCCTGCTTTCTACCAG GTGGCAGTGCTCTACATGGCCACTCGGCTCATCGTCAATCTGTCCCAGACCTACATTGCCATGTACCTGACTAACTCGCTGCTGCTACCCaag AAATACATTGCCACCATCCCCTTGATGATGTACGTCAGtggcttcctctcctccttcctcatgAAGCCTGTGAATAAGTGGATAGGCCGAAAT CTGACCTACTTCGTGGGCATCCTGGTGATCTTGGCCTTTGCCTCCTGGGTGACCCTGACCAGGCAGATGGGAGTGGAGATCTATGCGGCAGCTATGCTGCTTGGGGCTGGCTCAGCCACCATCCTGGTCACATCCCTCTCCATGACAGCTGACCTTATTGGGACCAACACG CACAGTGGTGCGTTCGTCTACGGGGCCATGAGCTTCACAGACAAGATGGCCAATGGACTGGCTGTGATGGCAATCCAAAACCTGCACCCATGCCC GACCGAGCTCTGCTGTCCTGCCTGCATCAACTTCTACCACTGGGTGATGGTGGTTGTCACTGGGGGGATTGCTATGGCTGCCACAGTGTCTCTGTGCTGCATCATGATCTGGCCCATCCGGGTCCGCTTCC ATGACATCTCCCTGCTGGGACTGAATGGAGGAGGGACCCAGTCAAGTGAGACAGCAAGCACAGAGGGAAGGAGTCGGAGCAACACGGTCAACTGA
- the MFSD12 gene encoding major facilitator superfamily domain-containing protein 12 isoform X2, protein MAEPRPRGPAGGGGPAALPLPLRARLSFAAGHFLNDLCASLWFTYLLLYLHAVLGYSHGLAGGLLLAGQVADGLCTPLLGYEADRSAGCGRYGRRKSWHLVGTTCVLLSFPFIFNPCLGCKENTPQWAAFIYYLPFIIIFQFGWAATQISHLSLIPELVTNDHEKVELTAFRYAFTVMANITVYGLAWLLLNLQVEQPERMEHLGIQDVPVFRNLSLIVMGLGAVFSLIFHLGTKEKPYPLGVLPQPEESTPLLHKDPASPPRPLLLWKHWLLEPAFYQLTYFVGILVILAFASWVTLTRQMGVEIYAAAMLLGAGSATILVTSLSMTADLIGTNTHSGAFVYGAMSFTDKMANGLAVMAIQNLHPCPTELCCPACINFYHWVMVVVTGGIAMAATVSLCCIMIWPIRVRFHDISLLGLNGGGTQSSETASTEGRSRSNTVN, encoded by the exons atGGCGGAGCCGCGGCCGAggggcccggctggcggcggcggcccggcagcGCTGCCTCTACCGCTGCGGGCGCGGCTGAGCTTCGCCGCCGGGCACTTCCTCAACGACCTGTGCGCCTCGCTGTGGTTCACCTACCTGCTGCTCTACCTGCACGCCGTGCTGGGCTACAGCCACGGGCTGGCCGgcgggctgctgctggccgggcagGTGGCCGACGGGCTCTGCACGCCGCTGCTCGGCTACGAGGCCGACCGCTCGGCCGGCTGCGGGCGCTACGGGCGCAGGAAGTCCTGGCACCTCGTCG GTACCACTTGTGTCCTCCTGTCCTTCCCTTTCATCTTTAACCCCTGCCTGGGTTGTAAGGAGAACACTCCGCAGTGGGCAGCCTTCATCTACTACCTCCCCTTCATCATCATCTTCCAGTTTGGCTGGGCGGCTACACAGATCTCCCACTTGTCCCTCATCCCTGAGCTGGTGACTAATGACCATGAGAAGGTGGAGCTCACAGCCTTCAG GTACGCCTTCACTGTCATGGCCAATATCACTGTGTATGGCCTAGCCTGGCTTCTGCTGAACCTGCAGGTGGAGCAGCCTGAGCGCATGGAGCACCTGGGCATCCAGGATGTCCCTGTATTTCGG AACCTGTCCCTCATTGTGATGGGCCTGGGGGCCGTGTTCTCCCTCATCTTCCACCTGGGCACCAAAGAGAAGCCATACCCGCTGGGTGTGCTGCCCCAGCCTGAGGAGAGCACACCCCTGCTGCACAAGGATCCTGCGAGCCCCCCACGTCCACTGCTGCTCTGGAAACATTGGCTGCTGGAGCCTGCTTTCTACCAG CTGACCTACTTCGTGGGCATCCTGGTGATCTTGGCCTTTGCCTCCTGGGTGACCCTGACCAGGCAGATGGGAGTGGAGATCTATGCGGCAGCTATGCTGCTTGGGGCTGGCTCAGCCACCATCCTGGTCACATCCCTCTCCATGACAGCTGACCTTATTGGGACCAACACG CACAGTGGTGCGTTCGTCTACGGGGCCATGAGCTTCACAGACAAGATGGCCAATGGACTGGCTGTGATGGCAATCCAAAACCTGCACCCATGCCC GACCGAGCTCTGCTGTCCTGCCTGCATCAACTTCTACCACTGGGTGATGGTGGTTGTCACTGGGGGGATTGCTATGGCTGCCACAGTGTCTCTGTGCTGCATCATGATCTGGCCCATCCGGGTCCGCTTCC ATGACATCTCCCTGCTGGGACTGAATGGAGGAGGGACCCAGTCAAGTGAGACAGCAAGCACAGAGGGAAGGAGTCGGAGCAACACGGTCAACTGA
- the MFSD12 gene encoding major facilitator superfamily domain-containing protein 12 isoform X3: MAEPRPRGPAGGGGPAALPLPLRARLSFAAGHFLNDLCASLWFTYLLLYLHAVLGYSHGLAGGLLLAGQVADGLCTPLLGYEADRSAGCGRYGRRKSWHLVGTTCVLLSFPFIFNPCLGCKENTPQWAAFIYYLPFIIIFQFGWAATQISHLSLIPELVTNDHEKVELTAFRYAFTVMANITVYGLAWLLLNLQVEQPERMEHLGIQDVPVFRNLSLIVMGLGAVFSLIFHLGTKEKPYPLGVLPQPEESTPLLHKDPASPPRPLLLWKHWLLEPAFYQVAVLYMATRLIVNLSQTYIAMYLTNSLLLPKKYIATIPLMMYVSGFLSSFLMKPVNKWIGRNLTYFVGILVILAFASWVTLTRQMGVEIYAAAMLLGAGSATILVTSLSMTADLIGTNTHSGAFVYGAMSFTDKMANGLAVMAIQNLHPCP, translated from the exons atGGCGGAGCCGCGGCCGAggggcccggctggcggcggcggcccggcagcGCTGCCTCTACCGCTGCGGGCGCGGCTGAGCTTCGCCGCCGGGCACTTCCTCAACGACCTGTGCGCCTCGCTGTGGTTCACCTACCTGCTGCTCTACCTGCACGCCGTGCTGGGCTACAGCCACGGGCTGGCCGgcgggctgctgctggccgggcagGTGGCCGACGGGCTCTGCACGCCGCTGCTCGGCTACGAGGCCGACCGCTCGGCCGGCTGCGGGCGCTACGGGCGCAGGAAGTCCTGGCACCTCGTCG GTACCACTTGTGTCCTCCTGTCCTTCCCTTTCATCTTTAACCCCTGCCTGGGTTGTAAGGAGAACACTCCGCAGTGGGCAGCCTTCATCTACTACCTCCCCTTCATCATCATCTTCCAGTTTGGCTGGGCGGCTACACAGATCTCCCACTTGTCCCTCATCCCTGAGCTGGTGACTAATGACCATGAGAAGGTGGAGCTCACAGCCTTCAG GTACGCCTTCACTGTCATGGCCAATATCACTGTGTATGGCCTAGCCTGGCTTCTGCTGAACCTGCAGGTGGAGCAGCCTGAGCGCATGGAGCACCTGGGCATCCAGGATGTCCCTGTATTTCGG AACCTGTCCCTCATTGTGATGGGCCTGGGGGCCGTGTTCTCCCTCATCTTCCACCTGGGCACCAAAGAGAAGCCATACCCGCTGGGTGTGCTGCCCCAGCCTGAGGAGAGCACACCCCTGCTGCACAAGGATCCTGCGAGCCCCCCACGTCCACTGCTGCTCTGGAAACATTGGCTGCTGGAGCCTGCTTTCTACCAG GTGGCAGTGCTCTACATGGCCACTCGGCTCATCGTCAATCTGTCCCAGACCTACATTGCCATGTACCTGACTAACTCGCTGCTGCTACCCaag AAATACATTGCCACCATCCCCTTGATGATGTACGTCAGtggcttcctctcctccttcctcatgAAGCCTGTGAATAAGTGGATAGGCCGAAAT CTGACCTACTTCGTGGGCATCCTGGTGATCTTGGCCTTTGCCTCCTGGGTGACCCTGACCAGGCAGATGGGAGTGGAGATCTATGCGGCAGCTATGCTGCTTGGGGCTGGCTCAGCCACCATCCTGGTCACATCCCTCTCCATGACAGCTGACCTTATTGGGACCAACACG CACAGTGGTGCGTTCGTCTACGGGGCCATGAGCTTCACAGACAAGATGGCCAATGGACTGGCTGTGATGGCAATCCAAAACCTGCACCCATGCCC ATGA